One part of the Thermanaeromonas sp. C210 genome encodes these proteins:
- a CDS encoding glycosyltransferase family 2 protein, whose product MLNFPLVSIIIISHNCRNYTFQCLNSLLFYSGLIGEIIVVDNCSTDGTVEMIREKFESVKIIANDENKGYAYAVNVGVTNAQGNFVIITNADVVIDQKAIDLLIEASALWPIF is encoded by the coding sequence ATGTTGAATTTTCCGCTCGTTAGTATAATCATCATTTCACATAATTGCAGAAATTATACCTTTCAGTGTCTTAATTCGCTGTTATTTTATAGTGGTCTGATTGGCGAAATCATTGTAGTGGACAACTGCTCTACAGATGGCACAGTTGAGATGATCAGAGAAAAATTCGAGTCAGTTAAGATTATAGCAAACGACGAAAACAAGGGTTATGCATATGCCGTAAATGTAGGTGTCACCAATGCCCAAGGGAATTTTGTTATCATTACTAATGCAGATGTAGTAATAGACCAAAAAGCAATTGATTTGCTAATTGAGGCATCTGCGTTGTGGCCGATTTTTTAG